The Syngnathus scovelli strain Florida chromosome 18, RoL_Ssco_1.2, whole genome shotgun sequence genome contains a region encoding:
- the rnf152 gene encoding E3 ubiquitin-protein ligase rnf152, whose protein sequence is METLSQDSLLECQICFNYFSPRRRPKLLDCRHTCCSVCLSQMRGSHKELRCPWCRGVTKLPPGLSVAHLPDDPEAVAAVAIPRISERTPVFIHLPGSGCYVLPLAGPEEHAPDLLACRFLPGGGQKGVAVVSVPEERPLGALLELDEGEGERPVGVPAAKGSAWSGVCTVVLVACVLLFLLAIVLHNMSCISKRFTVISCG, encoded by the coding sequence ATGGAGACTCTTTCCCAAGATTCCTTGCTGGAATGCCAGATCTGCTTCAACTACTTCAGCCCGCGGCGGCGGCCCAAGCTGCTGGACTGCCGCCACACGTGCTGCTCGGTCTGCCTGTCGCAGATGCGCGGCAGCCACAAGGAGCTCCGCTGCCCGTGGTGCCGTGGCGTGACTAAGCTGCCGCCCGGCCTGTCTGTGGCGCACCTGCCTGACGACCCCGAGGCGGTGGCCGCGGTGGCCATCCCGCGTATCTCCGAGCGCACGCCTGTCTTCATCCACCTGCCCGGCAGCGGCTGCTACGTGCTGCCGCTAGCCGGCCCCGAAGAACACGCGCCTGACCTGCTGGCGTGCCGCTTCCTGCCGGGCGGTGGGCAGAAGGGCGTGGCGGTGGTGAGCGTGCCCGAGGAGCGCCCCCTGGGGGCACTTTTGGAGCTGGACGAGGGGGAAGGGGAGCGGCCGGTTGGCGTGCCGGCGGCCAAGGGCTCAGCCTGGTCGGGCGTGTGCACGGTGGTGCTGGTGGCGTGCGTACTGCTCTTTCTGCTCGCCATCGTGCTGCACAACATGTCGTGCATCTCCAAGCGCTTCACCGTCATCTCCTGCGGATGA
- the LOC125986119 gene encoding cadherin-20: MTCNPEAYSLPASLSRAALIAILAAIFVLLVMILLMLSLRTHRKKPYLSDDEENVHENIVRYDDEGGGEEDTEAFDIAAMWNPREVQPHACEPRQDMFPEIQSLSRYVPMARSDAGGGVHSYVLSKLVEADVDPCAPPYDSLQTYAYEGEGSIAESLSSLQSGGSGGDHEYDYLNDWGPRFKKLAEMYGVLDANTSPMW; this comes from the exons ATGACCTGCAACCCCGAAGCTTATAGCCTGCCCGCCAGCCTTAGCAGGGCCGCGCTCATTGCCATCCTTGCCGCCATCTTCGTGCTCCTGG TGATGATTCTACTGATGTTGTCACTACGGACACACCGCAAGAAACCGTACCTGAGCGACGACGAGGAGAACGTGCACGAGAACATCGTTCGCTACGACGACGAGGGCGGCGGCGAGGAGGACACGGAAGCCTTTGACATCGCCGCCATGTGGAACCCGCGGGAAGTGCAACCACACGCTTGCGAGCCGCGGCAGGATATGTTTCCGGAAATCCAGAGTTTGTCTCGCTACGTCCCGATGGCTCGCTCCGATGCCGGCGGCGGCGTTCACAGTTACGTGTTGTCCAAGCTTGTGGAGGCCGACGTGGACCCGTGTGCGCCGCCCTACGACTCCCTGCAGACGTACGCCTATGAGGGCGAGGGTTCAATAGCGGAGTCCCTCAGCTCTCTTCAGTCGGGCGGATCCGGCGGAGACCACGAGTACGATTACCTCAACGACTGGGGACCGCGCTTCAAGAAGCTGGCCGAGATGTATGGCGTGCTAGACGCTAACACTTCCCCCATGTGGTAA